The Acetivibrio cellulolyticus CD2 genome segment CCAATTCCAGTCTATCCAATCTAATAGTAGGTATACTTACACTAAATATTTCAGACAATTCTTCATCTGTAAGGAATGGATCCTGCTTCAATCTTTCTAGAAGAATAGACTGCCTTTCCTTTTTCATGCCTGATGACCTACTCATCAATCCACCTCTTGTTCGTTATGATAAAAAACTACCTCCCAAATACCAGCGATTTTTAACATCAAGCTTTCCAATCACTATGTTAAAAATGTACATCACCCTTTAAGGGCCGTTATACTTCGAATTTTATTCTTTAAAACCAATATCTTTTGTACTATTATATGCAAATAATTTTTAAATTATTACCTGGTACTAATTGCTGCTGATAAAAGTATATAATACAATTCTAAATTATGCAATATTTTCATGGTAATTTTAAAAAAATTATTTTATTCTGAACTCTATTAAAACAAAAAAACGCACCAGTCTACAGCATCTCGCCGTAATCTGGTGCGTTTATATTTTTTTAAAATATTCAGGAATTGTGGTCGATCACATTTGCATTCTTAACAATATAATCATAAGCCGAGTAAATGGTGGCAATAACTGCTAAAAACATTGCTATTTCGTCAAAAGGGAAATCAACCAACCACCTGATAGGATAATTCTTGAAAAGCATCGCAATTATCGCAATCATCTGTGTTATTGTTTTAATCTTTCCCCAACTACTTGCAGCAATAACTATACCTTCACTGGCAGCTACGAGCCTTAACCCGGTTATTATAAACTCGCGGCCTATAATAATAACTGCTACCCACGTTGAAAGATCTCCCCTTTCAACTAAGGCAATTAATGCTGCTGATACTAAAAGCTTATCGGCGATAGGATCCAAGAACTTTCCGAACTTGGTTATCTGCTTTGTCTTTCGTGCAATATACCCATCAAGCGCATCCGTACTTGATGCAATTATAAACACCAACGCCGCTACATAGTTTCCATAGTTATAAATAAAGTTGTTTATCCAAGTTAATTGAGGATTAATAAAACCCAACAAACTGCTATCCACAATCCACTGCGGAATAGGAACTATAATGAGCATAAAAACCGGTACAAGTAAAATTCTAAGTATAGTAAGCTTATTTGGAAGATTCATTTACAACCTCTCCTATTAAATCATATTCATCAATATTCAATATCTTAACCTCGACAAAGCTCCCAAATTCGAGAGGATCTTTGCTTGTAAAGTAAATCAAGTTGTCAATTTCGGGTGCCTCAGCATATGATCTCCCAGTGTAAAATAGTCCATCATCAGCTACACCTTCAACAAGTACAGTATAAACCTTATTTAGCCTTGCATTGTTTTTTTCCAAAACAATCTCTTTCTGCAACTGCATTATATCACTTAATCTTGACTCTTTAACACTCCTCTTAATCTGAGGCTTCATATCAAAAGCTAAAGTCCCCTCCTCTTTAGAATAGGGGAATACTCCCAACCTATCAAATTGGTGCTTTTTCACAAATCCATACAAAATTCTGAAATCCTTTTCATCTTCCCCAGGAAAACCTACAATCAAAGTAGTACGGATTACAATATCGGGTATCCTTTCCTTGAGCTTTGTAAGAAGTGCTTCCAGATTCTCAAATGTTCCTCTTCTACCCATGGCACTTAATATTTTGTCACTTGCGTGCTGAATAGGCATGTCCAAATATTTCAGAATTTTAGGGTTACTTGCCATTTCACTTATCAGGTTCTCGTCAATTTCCTCCGGATAACAATACAGAAGTCTTATCCATTCAATGCCTTCTATCCTGCAAATTTGCCGAATCAACTCAACAAGTTTTTTTTCATTGTATATATCTTCGCCATACCGGGTAATATCCTGTGCTACAAGTATTACTTCCTTGACTCCCTGTTTAGCCAAATGACCGGCGTCTTGTATTATGTCCTCCATAGATCTGCTGGTATATGGTCCTCTTAATGAAGGAATTACACAATAAGTACAACAGTTATCACAACCTTCTGCAATCTTCAAATAGGCATAGCCCTTCTTAGAAGAAAGCACGCGCTCCTCTTTCATATACTCGACATTGTACTCAAAATCAAGAAATAATCTTTTATCTTGAGGAGTTTTCGCTTCAGCTTCATATAGCTTATCTATAATTTCTGCTATTTGCCCATATCCTCCGGTACCAACAACAGCATCAACTTCAGGTATCTCTTTTAATATCTGCTCCTTATATCTTTGAGCAAGACAACCAGTAACAATAAGAAGCCTGCATTTATGCTGCTTATAACCTACCATCTCCAGTATAGCATTTATAGATTCCTCAATAGCAGACTCAATAAATCCGCAAGTATTTACAATAATGATGTCTGCATGCTTTTCATCCGGAGTAATCTCATAATCTTTTTTCTTAAGTGTCCCAAGCATTATTTCACTATCAACAAGATTTTTTGGACACCCAAGTGAAACAATACCTATTTTCTTCTTCAAGTTATACACCTCGAACCAGAATTTATTTGATTTCTATTTTAATTCACCACTAACCATTATTTACTTTTCAGCTTGAAATGTCAATTACTTTTTTAACCTCTCCTAAATAAAATGAAAGCGGCAAAAACGCTAAGGTTTGATGCCCCAAAGCTTTTATTTTATAAGTTCTTCGGGAATAAGCTTTTCTGCTTTGTCTATCAAATCCTCAATTTCACTCTTAAGTCTACTTATTTCACCCTCAAGTTCCTCTGGTGACACTCCAAGTTCTTTAAGTTCTCCCAATATTTCTTCCTTTTGCTTGTTTAATTGTTCCAGTCGTGCTTCAGCCCTAATTCTCATATTCTTTGCCTTATCAAGGTTTTCCTTGATTTGACTAATCTTCTTTTCATATTCAAGAGCCATCAATGAACCTCCTCATATTGCTTAATGATATCGCCCAATTTATCCTCACTGATTTTGCTATTACATAAAGGGCATTTTCCATTTTCCTTCAATAAATCTACATAAGCCTTAAGGTATTTTTCAATGTCCTCTTTATTGCTGTTAAGATAATTATTTCCTTCAATAATATTATGTACTATTGGATCATATTTGCTTCTTAAGGATTCCAATCTAGCACAAAGTTCCCTTTTATTATTGATTGAGCTGATAATGTCATTGGATTCAACTAAATCAACACTTTTCTTTAACAAATTATGTACTTTCATAATCTCCTGATCATAATCAACAAGCTTTTCCTTAATTGCAATAAGCCTTATCATTCTTATAATATTTTCCCCAATTTGACTAACTAAAACATCGGACTTTACAATATTTTTTGTACTGTCTATTATATCTGTAGCCTTTACCAGTTCATTCCCTATCTCTTCCAATATTCTATTAGCCTTTATCAAACTTTCATACCTATTGGTCTTTTCATTTATCTGTTTGAGCAAACTTATACCATCATTGACCTTGTCCGTATTTGCAAGAATATTTGACATTTCCGTAGATGCAAACGAATTATCCTTGTATCTGTTACGCAAATTGTCCATTGACCTTAACCTCATATAGCCAATTTCAACTTTTTTTAAAAGCATCTCGCACTCATCAAGTTTTTCCAGCCT includes the following:
- the rimO gene encoding 30S ribosomal protein S12 methylthiotransferase RimO, producing MKKKIGIVSLGCPKNLVDSEIMLGTLKKKDYEITPDEKHADIIIVNTCGFIESAIEESINAILEMVGYKQHKCRLLIVTGCLAQRYKEQILKEIPEVDAVVGTGGYGQIAEIIDKLYEAEAKTPQDKRLFLDFEYNVEYMKEERVLSSKKGYAYLKIAEGCDNCCTYCVIPSLRGPYTSRSMEDIIQDAGHLAKQGVKEVILVAQDITRYGEDIYNEKKLVELIRQICRIEGIEWIRLLYCYPEEIDENLISEMASNPKILKYLDMPIQHASDKILSAMGRRGTFENLEALLTKLKERIPDIVIRTTLIVGFPGEDEKDFRILYGFVKKHQFDRLGVFPYSKEEGTLAFDMKPQIKRSVKESRLSDIMQLQKEIVLEKNNARLNKVYTVLVEGVADDGLFYTGRSYAEAPEIDNLIYFTSKDPLEFGSFVEVKILNIDEYDLIGEVVNESSK
- the pgsA gene encoding CDP-diacylglycerol--glycerol-3-phosphate 3-phosphatidyltransferase, yielding MNLPNKLTILRILLVPVFMLIIVPIPQWIVDSSLLGFINPQLTWINNFIYNYGNYVAALVFIIASSTDALDGYIARKTKQITKFGKFLDPIADKLLVSAALIALVERGDLSTWVAVIIIGREFIITGLRLVAASEGIVIAASSWGKIKTITQMIAIIAMLFKNYPIRWLVDFPFDEIAMFLAVIATIYSAYDYIVKNANVIDHNS